A genome region from Quadrisphaera sp. RL12-1S includes the following:
- the ctaE gene encoding aa3-type cytochrome oxidase subunit III — MSSTAALPHAPAAVNRPDPVSVGTIVWLSSELMFFAGLFAMYFTVRAVVPELWQVEPKLFNMPLAITNTTILVLSSFTCQMGVFAAERYQKARTGSLWQANRWGMREWYVLTYLMGAYFVSGQVFEYAELAHDGLTISSTPYGSVFFLATGFHGLHVTAGLLAFLLVIGRSFAARRFGHQEATSAVVTSYYWHFVDVVWIGLFFIIYILR; from the coding sequence GTGTCGAGCACAGCAGCCCTGCCGCACGCTCCGGCGGCCGTCAACAGGCCCGACCCCGTGTCGGTCGGGACCATCGTCTGGCTCTCCAGCGAGCTCATGTTCTTCGCCGGGCTGTTCGCCATGTACTTCACGGTGCGCGCGGTGGTCCCCGAGCTGTGGCAGGTGGAGCCGAAGCTCTTCAACATGCCCCTGGCCATCACCAACACGACCATCCTCGTGCTGAGCTCCTTCACGTGCCAGATGGGCGTCTTCGCCGCTGAGCGCTACCAGAAGGCGCGCACGGGGTCCCTGTGGCAGGCCAACCGCTGGGGCATGCGCGAGTGGTACGTGCTCACGTACCTCATGGGGGCCTACTTCGTCTCGGGCCAGGTCTTCGAGTACGCCGAGCTGGCGCACGACGGCCTGACCATCTCCTCGACGCCGTACGGCTCGGTCTTCTTCCTGGCCACCGGGTTCCACGGCCTGCACGTCACCGCCGGCCTCCTGGCCTTCCTGCTGGTCATCGGCCGCAGCTTCGCGGCCCGCAGGTTCGGGCACCAGGAGGCCACCAGCGCCGTCGTGACCAGCTACTACTGGCACTTCGTGGACGTGGTGTGGATCGGCCTGTTCTTCATCATCTACATCCTCCGGTGA
- the qcrC gene encoding cytochrome bc1 complex diheme cytochrome c subunit has protein sequence MKALAARRRHPLGGVVVMLLALLVVGGAYSVLTPSPASAAGASTEDVQKGKELFLANCSNCHGLQAQGTGQGPTLIGVGAASVDFQVGTGRMPLSANLPQAIEKPVQFNDEQIAQMAAYVASLAPGPAIPAAEFQTWTDDPERISKGNELFRTNCAMCHNAVGAGGALTHGKWAPNLQQVSAKHVYEAMLTGPQSMPVFNDANITPQEKQDIASYLHYVGSEPSPGGLSLGSLGPVSEGLFAWVGGILALVGCAIWLGAKSS, from the coding sequence GTGAAGGCTCTCGCCGCCCGCCGCCGCCACCCGCTGGGCGGAGTGGTCGTGATGCTGCTGGCGCTGCTCGTCGTGGGCGGCGCCTACTCGGTGCTGACCCCGTCCCCGGCCTCCGCCGCCGGGGCCAGCACGGAGGACGTGCAGAAGGGCAAGGAGCTCTTCCTCGCCAACTGCTCCAACTGCCACGGGCTGCAGGCCCAGGGCACCGGCCAGGGCCCCACCCTCATCGGCGTGGGCGCGGCCTCGGTCGACTTCCAGGTGGGCACCGGCCGCATGCCGCTGTCGGCCAACCTGCCGCAGGCCATCGAGAAGCCGGTGCAGTTCAACGACGAGCAGATCGCCCAGATGGCCGCCTACGTGGCCTCGCTGGCGCCCGGCCCGGCCATCCCGGCCGCCGAGTTCCAGACCTGGACGGACGACCCGGAGCGCATCTCCAAGGGCAACGAGCTCTTCCGCACCAACTGCGCGATGTGCCACAACGCCGTCGGCGCGGGCGGCGCCCTCACCCACGGCAAGTGGGCCCCCAACCTCCAGCAGGTGTCCGCCAAACACGTCTACGAGGCCATGCTGACCGGCCCGCAGTCGATGCCCGTCTTCAACGACGCGAACATCACGCCGCAGGAGAAGCAGGACATCGCCAGCTACCTGCACTACGTCGGCTCGGAGCCGTCCCCGGGCGGCCTGTCCCTCGGTTCGCTGGGCCCGGTCTCGGAGGGCCTGTTCGCCTGGGTCGGCGGCATCCTCGCCCTCGTCGGCTGCGCCATCTGGCTCGGGGCGAAGTCCTCGTGA
- the qcrA gene encoding cytochrome bc1 complex Rieske iron-sulfur subunit: protein MKDSPTTGHHDAGPSHGGTGTDLAAPEGTALENRFANPGLPAHRFRVTDTDPKAAKRAERQVSTIFLISAIGTVVFLVGYFALPIDQDKSQSRLQLSTLVLGLGLGFAIFCIGIGLVHWAKTLMPDHEQVELRHDIRGTDEERRDAANIVLDGVEESGVMRRTVIRNSLIAALGILPIPAVVLFRDLGPLPGTVLRETLWEEGVRLTRDPDGTPIRAADVTFGSVFHVIPDGLADSEHPIEEKAKAAVLLIRIQPQDVQPLEGDQAYRNDWDYGGIYAYSKICTHVGCPVALYEQQTHHLLCPCHQSTFDLTQHCKVIFGPAKRPLPQLPITVDSEGYLVAKAGFAEPPGPSYWERGASE from the coding sequence GTGAAGGACTCCCCCACCACGGGTCACCACGACGCCGGCCCCAGCCACGGCGGCACCGGGACCGACCTCGCGGCCCCCGAGGGCACCGCCCTCGAGAACCGCTTCGCCAACCCCGGTCTGCCCGCCCACCGCTTCCGGGTGACGGACACCGACCCCAAGGCGGCCAAGCGCGCCGAGCGCCAGGTCTCCACGATCTTCCTGATCTCCGCGATCGGGACCGTGGTCTTCCTCGTCGGGTACTTCGCCCTGCCGATCGACCAGGACAAGAGCCAGTCCCGGCTCCAGCTGTCCACGCTCGTCCTGGGCCTCGGGCTGGGCTTCGCGATCTTCTGCATCGGCATCGGGCTGGTCCACTGGGCCAAGACCCTCATGCCCGACCACGAGCAGGTCGAGCTCCGCCACGACATCCGCGGCACCGACGAGGAGCGCCGCGACGCGGCCAACATCGTCCTCGACGGCGTCGAGGAGAGCGGCGTCATGCGGCGCACGGTCATCCGCAACTCGCTCATCGCAGCGCTCGGCATCCTGCCGATCCCCGCGGTGGTCCTCTTCCGCGACCTCGGCCCCCTGCCCGGCACGGTGCTGCGGGAGACGCTGTGGGAGGAGGGCGTCCGCCTCACCCGCGACCCGGACGGCACCCCCATCCGCGCCGCCGACGTCACCTTCGGGTCGGTCTTCCACGTCATCCCCGACGGCCTGGCCGACTCCGAGCACCCGATCGAGGAGAAGGCCAAGGCCGCCGTCCTCCTCATCCGCATCCAGCCCCAGGACGTCCAGCCCCTCGAGGGCGACCAGGCGTACCGCAACGACTGGGACTACGGCGGCATCTACGCGTACTCCAAGATCTGCACGCACGTCGGCTGCCCCGTCGCCCTGTACGAGCAGCAGACCCACCACCTTCTCTGCCCGTGCCACCAGTCGACCTTCGACCTGACGCAGCACTGCAAGGTGATCTTCGGCCCGGCCAAGCGGCCGCTGCCGCAACTTCCGATCACGGTGGACAGCGAGGGGTACCTGGTCGCCAAGGCCGGGTTCGCCGAGCCGCCCGGCCCGAGCTACTGGGAGCGAGGCGCATCAGAATGA